Below is a genomic region from Diabrotica undecimpunctata isolate CICGRU chromosome 7, icDiaUnde3, whole genome shotgun sequence.
ATTACGTTTCGGAAAGTTTAAGAAATCCTCAAGATATAAGAATAGGAATCTCGTCACGATATGAATTTAAACGAGTTTTTTGTTTAATGAGATTCCAAAGAGAGATTCTCTAAGATATTTTAATCAATTTGTGTCTCAGCTGGCTTGACCTCAAACCGCTGGCATGCGGTATGCTTTTGGAAACATATCTGTGGTGTTATCAATACACGACGACAAATCTAAATATTTTGTCCCAACAGTAACGAATAggaatttttttgtataatatcaatcccaaaaactttatATTGACTTCAAAGTCTAAGGAATTTGCGTTAATGTGTAGGATGGATTTCATTAGGTAACATTTTCTTGAACACCATAAGCAATTCTTTTTAGATgaagaaaattttacctactttGTTTTGAATAAATCCTCTATAATAGTTAAGCTTGAATATATATGTCAATTATTAGAATGTTTTTTTCGTTTGTATAAAGCATCAACTTGCCTGCATATAATCGGCCTTCAAATATTtagaaattcttttttttttaacgtagtttaaaattatttttctgtgATCCCATTTTTCTGTGACCTTTTGCATCATTTAGCGATGTCCATACCAACACTATATTTTATTttgctaaaaaatatttcatgaaatataACGTGTTTTAACGTTGTAGATGTGCAAGATTTTTCTTACAACCATATCATACGATTTAGTAATATCCATACAGACTGTTATAGTTGTTTGTTCAATTGTTAATTTATTTTCCTTAAATTATTCAATATTTTAGATCCAAAAAAACCTTCCGGTCGTACTTCAGTCAATTGGCTTGTTATAGATCTTCCATTCACAAATAATACTGATTTTAGGATTTTGGAGAGCTGTATCACCTTAAAAAATTCTAGATCACGCGTATCATTTTTCTAATCACTTTAGGCTTCTTAAAAGTTGACTTGGACACGTATCAAGGGTCTATTgtatttaatggtatttttaattaACTACTTGATTGTTTGCAAATGACTATTTGTTTTGTATCCAGCTTTAAATCCTGATTACTCACAAGTTTGATGATATCTAGTTTTGATGTCGATTTATTAGTTATCTTCATAAGCAACTTATTATTGTAAGACAGTAagctatacggccttaaggtgaatgtaaaaaaaaccaaaacaatggtaatttcaaataaacacacaccagttataaacatactagtcaacaacaatctagttgaacaagtgaaaaagtttaagtatctaggctgttggatacatgaaaccttagaccaagaataagaggttaaatgtagaatagaacaggcaagaaacaccttaaagatgcgacagttactcaatacccgtaatcttgatttgtccctacgataccgcatgataaagtgttatatatatagtgtactattgcttggacgttaacagtcagctcgttacgacgtttagagagctttgagatgtgggtatttcgtcgtacgctgaaaattccatggaccgaccgcgttagaaatgaataAGTTTTAaagcgtatgaatagagaacgtgaactcacagaaattatcaagaagcgtaaaacgtcttatcttggacacatatttagacacgacagctATAACTTCCTttagcttattatagaagggaaaatagaaggcagatgcggcccgggtagacgacaaatgacctggctgcgcaacgtCAAAGATttgacaggattagactttcaaagtttaataagtaaagcccaaaatagggaagataGATACCTAAAGAAGAGAGAAGCAagctaataggtctgtagttctttagCTATATTATATCTTCCTTTTCTAactgctttattgttttttatttaatttaatgacTTTAAGAATTCTTTAATTGTTATTTCTAGAATGTCATATAAACCCACTTTTTCGTCTTTTTTCAACctaattcaatatttttttaaatttttttcttctaaaGAAAAAATCAATTTCATTTTTGTCGTATTTGCCCTGATAATATCTTTTGTATTCTTCAATACTGTATCAAATTGTATAAAAAACCTGCCaagaattacagaataaaaaatgcaaataaatatttttaatttttattttttttaacaaatacgtAACAACTGTTCcgtaaaaacaaatttaatataaaaaatataaacttaaatgcACGGATACTAATACTAACGACGATTTGGTGAACTGTTGAGTACACCAGCATTGACATTAGCTTTTTGCCCTAAAATATTCGCATTCACGCCAGCATGTGCTCCTAGTTGTTTTCCAACTCCTAGTTTGACTCCTCCTTTAATGCCGATTTCTTGACCCAAAATCTTCACTTTGGTGTCTACATTTAGGTTGGCCAATGGTTCTTGTCCGGTAATAACTTTTCCAGCTACAAAAGGACAAGTTAAAAATCATCGCAAATAAACTATGCAGGTTAAAATTTAATTACATTCAACTAATAGTCCCTTTTGGTGATTTCTAGGTATTAAATGATTATTCTGTGGTGTTTACAGACTGTTCTTGTAAAAAAATGATTaccatgtatatttttttataaaaagttgaACGAAGGTTTGTCCAAATCAAAAGTAGTAAAGTAATATTTTTACTTGAAAAAACTAAAAGAACGCAACAGACTTTTTAAAATAAGTAATAAACTATATGGTTTAATATATCAGTATAAAAACCACtcatttttttactaatttagCTCAGcaaagttattaacaataaagaagaagaagaaactgtcTGGATGttaaattaaaaagttttacaaattaatacaaatttCTGGATCAAAGTAAAAAATTCTATAAATGATTGCACTTACTTTTATCTGCGACTTTTCCAACCACTTTGCCGGCTTCATTTACTACTACACCGGTTCCCTGGACCACAGCTGCACCTCCTTGTCCGACAGCATTTCCTGCTGCAACGACAGTTTGTCCAGCGCCATTAACGATTGTTTTGCCGCCCTGGTATACGACATTACCTGCTCCTCCTACCACATTACCTGCTCCTTTTACCACATTTCCAGTCAATCCTACAACTCCTCTTCCTATATCTGTAAGGAAGAAACAGTTTGAAGTGGCGATGAGTGCAACCAGGAAAACTAAAATCTTAGAACACACATTATTAGAATACATAGAATGAAGACTTTGTTCGTGCTTACCAATTTAGAATTCATTGTTGTATTGTTCTCTAGTATTTTcttaatgaaaatttttaaagGGTGGTCCGGGATATTAATTTAAATACACCTAATTATCAGTATCTTATCGCAAAAATTTCTAACGGtaatatttattttgatacaTACTATCAACTATTTTTTAGGATGTGGATAAAATATTTATCACCATCTTATATAGAGttctttattacaatttttttgtatttaatttttacacgatatgtatatatacatataatatgatataatattttggTGGATTTAAATATAATGAGCAATTTGAAATAAGGTTTACTGAATAAACTTATCTGATAGTGGTAACCTCTTTATTTTTTACACGTTAATTATATAAACTAAGAGATCTGTAATTATTTTATGGTTATTTTTGGTTAATGTCGACTAAACTGCAAACAGTCAATACATCTTTGTCTAGTATAAATTTTATGAATATTATTCTATCACTCCTTACAACTTCTACCTCGTTATATCTcatttctatctatctatctatataaggattttgtACAGCTATCGCcaccttccttctttcagccaacgtctccagtcctttctgttctgccattctccatctctaaggtctcgtctttccatggcctcgtccacttcatccctccatgatcttcggggtctacctcttttcttccttcctattgggctccaatccgaaatctttgccatccaccttgtatgatctgttcttctcacatgtccataccaaattgaACGTCTTTCTTCGATGTgtctgagtatgtcttgttctactgccattcttcgttttatctcctcatttctgatgcgatccaattttgtcactctgcagcttcttcttaTGAActcatttcagttgctgtgattttggacctgtttcgtttatttattacccaattctctgctccataggtcattatactgcgtaccaaggtgttataaattctcttctttgtatttctggtaatctgtctatcccacagtaccccgtttatttgtttaatacatgttcttgtctgtgctaatctgctggttatctcttgctcggtggttccattttttgagagtatgaatcctaaatatttgaatttgtcagtgccgttaatttccctattatcgtccatttccaagtttctcactggttcttgctctgttgttaaatattcggtcttttctagatttatttccagtccattttttgtgtattccttttctaattttcagagcatatagcacagatcttcttcatcttgagccgttaccacttggtcatctgcaaagcttaatgtgtacaagaagttgtcccggattggtattcccatcccttcacatttccttttccatggttttaatatttgttcgaggaatatcttaaacagtgtcggagatgtagagcatccctgaaataagccttttgtggtcttaaattcgttggagtatttattgccggttttaactcttaccttgttgttgttgtaaagattttttacggcttctattaacctctgagttattccgatttccttcatcgtgttctatagttgttttctggggaccgtgtcatatgccttttttaaatctatgaatgccatgtgtactgatctattttttgcattttttttcaattaattgctgGGGTATATATATGTGGTCTATacaagatcttcctgccgtgaaccccgcctgatcttctccgattttatttgagatagatttttccagtttttctttcagtattgtTCCATATAATCTGCCCATACATGCTATTACACTGATGCCTTTGTAGTTGCTgcatttcttcttatctccctttttatgtatcgaggttatatatgctttggatcattcttctggtatttcgttcaggtttatagcgttactgaacatttcgtgtataattctctgtagtttgtccgttccgtacttaattagttcattaacgaGTCCTCCTGGTCCCtctgattttttgttctttaaagtctttatggcattctttacttcgattAATGTTATCTTAATCTGTTCTTtattctgattttgttgttgttcctgttctgtgtctgtctctgtgaaatctgggcggttttctgtgaatagttctttatagtagtctttccactctttttctgatatgtattgtatttggaccttttcgttgttattcgttgttattcttccttaaagatttcagtattttccaagattccgaattccttgttcctcctatgtattgtttaatttgtgcacatgtttcttcccattcttcattcttttctcTTGCCCTTCTTTTGACGTTTCTGAAACCGAAATCCTCATATCTAATATCTCATTTTCATATCACATATTTTCTTTACAAAcaacaaatatataaacaaatagaCGGCTGTGCAATGGGAGAAGGATGTGTAATAGTGTAATCGCCCAACTTATTATAGAAGATCCTGAAGAATCTATGATTACTTCACTAAAATTTATATTGCCATTTTGTGACAGATATGTAGATGACTGGATATTGTCTATACTATTTGATCAACTTAAATAtatattagaaaaatttaatagcCACTATAAAAAAACAACAGTTTACTTCTGAAgtggaaaacaataaaaaatcatttttcttGAGCTTACATTACACAGTAAGAATAATACAATTCGCATGGAATGGTATACTATACACACTTGGTCTGCGATATATACCAATTTTAATTCgcatcattataatttacaaaaaaaattagtagtgatcaaaaaaatcaacaattcggCAAATAATAAACCCGATCAAGGAGTCTATATTGGTCAAACAAGTCAACACCTTCATACTAAATTAAACTTACATACATATGATAAAAGGAATACGACAGCTGGAAAAAGGGAAATATATGAAGCAGCATACATAAAACAGTAACCAAATGCTATAAATAACAAAAGATGCattcatttattaaataaaattaattttaaaatattataatagtaCCTGGACTAAATGCCATAAAAACATGAAACATATTACTTTCTGATAGACCACtaatataagcaaatttttaataGGTAGATATACGAAATAACCACTGGATTTTTAAATGCCGAATTTtcttctacttcctctttataagcaattctgtttcagtactctcatctctgtagCT
It encodes:
- the LOC140447020 gene encoding uncharacterized protein, whose amino-acid sequence is MNSKLILVFLVALIATSNCFFLTDIGRGVVGLTGNVVKGAGNVVGGAGNVVYQGGKTIVNGAGQTVVAAGNAVGQGGAAVVQGTGVVVNEAGKVVGKVADKTGKVITGQEPLANLNVDTKVKILGQEIGIKGGVKLGVGKQLGAHAGVNANILGQKANVNAGVLNSSPNRR